In the genome of Raphanus sativus cultivar WK10039 chromosome 4, ASM80110v3, whole genome shotgun sequence, one region contains:
- the LOC108838170 gene encoding DNA-directed RNA polymerase IV subunit 1 isoform X1, translated as MEEECEELEVPMGTLKSIRFSISSNKDRKNMAVMDVEAANQVTDSRLGLPNPDSVCRSCGSKDRKVCEGHFGVINLKYPVINPYFLKEIAALLNKICPGCKYMRKKQSQSSEDRPERCRYCTSNTGYPLMKFRVTTKEVFRRSGIVCEVSEDNLFKLSKRGLSSLPPDYWEFLPKDSNIDESCLKPSRRILTHAQVYALLCGIDERLIRKDIPMFDSLPLSSFPVTPNGHRVSEMVNQFTGARLVFDERTRIYKKLAGFEGNGLELSSRVIECMQYSRLFSENMSPSQESANPYQKKSDTPKLCGLRFMKDVLLGKRSDHTFRTVVVGDPSLKLNEIGIPRRISERLQVSENLNDWNRERLVTSCFHKLLERGETHVRRGGNLVAIRVIDDLQTGDSILRTLKDGDTVLMNRPPSIHQHSLIAMSVKLLPTTSVVSLNPICCLPFRGDFDGDCLHGYVPQSIQAKVELDELVALDKQLVNRQNGRNLLSLGQDSLTAAYLVNVETNCFLNRAQMQQLQMYCPFELPPPAIIKASPTSREPQWTGMQLFGMLFPPGFDYTYPLNDVVVSNGELLSSSDGSAWLRDGEGNFIQGLLKDHKEKVLDIMYSVQELFSQLNRGLSVSLADLYLASDPQARRNLTEEIRYGLQEAEQVCNKQQLMVESYRDFLAGIVEEEEDLVADLDRFCYDRQRSATLSKLAVSAFKDAYRDVQALAYRYGDQSNSFLIMSKAGSKGNMGKLAQHSMCVGLQNSSVALSFGFPRKLTCASWNDPNSPLRGAKRQDETAAHESFVPFGVIENSFLTGLNPLESFVHSVTSRDSSFSGNADIPGALNRKLMFFMRDIYAAYDGTVRNSFGNHLVQFRYETADEDITGEAVGSLSACALTEAAYSALDQPISLLETSPLLNLKNVLECGSKKGLKEQTMSLYLSETLSKKKHGFEYGALDIKNHLEKLCFSEIVSTSMIIFSPRSNTKMPMSSWVCHFHISKKVLKQKQLDLESVVSSLNKQYANRKKELKLDVIDLEIQSTNHCSWDDKSMDGDRLCITVTVVEASTQDSLELEAIRLVLIPFLLDSPVKGYRDIKKVEILWVDRPKAPKKHMEGELLLKVTMHGVRGKKNIWSALLETCLPIMDMIDWTRSHPDNIRQCCSVYGIDAGRSIFLADLESAVSDTGKAMLREHLLLVADCLSVTGEFVALNPKGWSKQRQAEPTPAPFTQACFSSPSQCFLKAAKEGVTDELQGSIEALAWGKVPSFGTGDQFEIIISPKNHGFSSTPVDVYDFLSKTATLPKRKAVRATSSLLKSDKFTVQSFPSLDTALSKAVKTLDGKGLTRSQLRMIFTWDDIEKLSRSLKRILYNYEIDAPLNERDGRLLMMALLFHPNRDEKIGPGFQGIKVANSKHGNARCFEVVRTDGTTEDFSYHKCVLGATEIIAPKRVNFYKAKYLRKGAGQAGTI; from the exons ATGGAGGAGGAATGCGAGGAGCTTGAGGTGCCTATGGGGACTCTCAAATCTATAAGATTTAGCATTTCTAGTAACAAAGACCGA AAGAACATGGCTGTCATGGATGTTGAAGCTGCAAATCAGGTTACTGATTCCCGGTTAGGCCTCCCCAATCCAGATTCTGTTTGCAGATCATGTGGCAGCAAAGACAGGAAAGTATGCGAAG GTCATTTTGGGGTTATTAACCTCAAGTACCCGGTGATCAACCCGTATTTCCTTAAGGAGATAGCTGCATTGTTGAACAAGATCTGCCCTGGATGTAAATACATGCGGAAAAAGCAGTCTcag AGTAGTGAAGACCGGCCTGAGAGATGTAGATACTGCACT TCAAATACAGGTTACCCTCTAATGAAGTTTCGGGTGACCACAAAAGAAGTCTTTAGGCGATCTGGAATTGTGTGTGAAGTTAGTGAAGACAATCTGTTCAAGCTCAGTAAACGGGGACTATCATCACTACCTCCAGATTATTGGGAGTTTCTGCCAAAAGACTCTAACATTGATGAAAGCTGTTTGAAACCAAGCAGGCGGATTCTAACTCATGCACAG GTGTATGCACTGTTGTGTGGGATTGATGAGAGGCTGATCAGGAAGGATATTCCCATGTTTGACTCTCTTCCTCTGTCATCTTTCCCAGTTACACCAAACGGTCATCGTGTATCCGAAATGGTCAATCAGTTCACCGGGGCACGACTTGTTTTT GATGAACGGACTCGTATCTACAAGAAACTAGCTGGCTTTGAAGGAAATGGTCTTGAGCTGAGTTCTCGTGTGATTGAATGCATGCAGTATTCCAGA CTCTTTTCAGAAAACATGTCACCGAGTCAAGAATCTGCAAATCCTTACCAGAAGAAGTCAGACACTCCAAAACTGTGCGGTCTAAGATTCATGAAAGATGTGCTGCTTGGTAAAAGAAGCGACCATACGTTCAGAACAGTAGTTGTAGGTGACCCTTCTCTCAAGCTTAACGAGATCGGTATACCTCGGAGGATCTCTGAGAGGCTTCAAGTGTCAGAGAATCTCAACGACTGGAACAGAGAACGGCTCGTCACTTCCTGTTTCCACAAGCTGCTGGAGAGAGGAGAGACACACGTGAGAAGAGGAGGTAACTTAGTGGCTATCAGAGTCATCGATGATCTTCAGACTGGAGACAGCATCTTACGGACGTTAAAAGATGGAGACACTGTGCTGATGAACAGACCGCCTTCCATTCATCAGCATTCGCTTATTGCAATGTCGGTTAAACTCCTCCCTACTACTTCCGTTGTCTCCTTGAACCCTATCTGCTGTTTGCCGTTTCGTGGTGACTTCGATGGGGATTGTCTTCACGGCTACGTTCCTCAGTCGATCCAAGCCAAGGTTGAGCTCGACGAGCTTGTGGCTTTGGACAAGCAGCTTGTTAACAGACAGAACGGTCGTAACTTGCTTTCCCTAGGACAAGACAGCTTGACAGCAGCTTATCTGGTTAACGTGGAGACAAACTGTTTTCTGAATCGAGCTCAGATGCAGCAGCTGCAGATGTACTGCCCCTTTGAGCTTCCTCCGCCTGCTATTATCAAAGCTTCTCCTACGAGCAGGGAGCCTCAATGGACAGGAATGCAGCTGTTTGGGATGCTTTTCCCTCCAGGGTTTGACTACACTTACCCTCTGAACGATGTGGTTGTTAGCAACGGAGAGCTTTTGTCTTCCTCTGATGGGTCTGCGTGGTTGCGTGACGGTGAAGGAAACTTCATCCAGGGTTTGCTCAAGGATCATAAAGAGAAAGTGTTAGATATCATGTACTCTGTTCAAGAATTGTTCTCTCAACTGAATCGAGGACTGAGTGTTTCTTTAGCGGATTTGTACTTGGCCTCTGATCCACAGGCTCGGAGAAACTTGACAGAGGAGATAAGGTACGGATTGCAAGAAGCTGAACAGGTCTGCAACAAGCAGCAGCTTATGGTCGAGTCTTATAGAGACTTCCTCGCTGGTATTgtagaagaggaggaagatctGGTTGCAGATTTGGACCGCTTCTGCTACGATAGACAGAGGTCAGCAACGCTAAGCAAACTTGCGGTTAGTGCATTCAAAGATGCTTACAGAGATGTTCAGGCTCTGGCTTATAGATACGGAGACCAATCAAACTCGTTTCTGATCATGTCCAAAGCTGGTAGCAAAGGAAACATGGGGAAGCTTGCTCAGCACAGTATGTGCGTTGGTCTACAAAACTCCTCAGTTGCGTTGTCCTTTGGGTTTCCACGTAAGCTGACTTGTGCCTCATGGAACGACCCCAACAGCCCGCTTCGCGGTGCAAAAAGACAAGATGAAACCGCTGCTCATGAGTCATTTGTCCCGTTTGGTGTCATCGAGAACTCGTTTCTAACTGGTCTGAATCCTTTGGAGTCTTTTGTTCACTCCGTGACAAGCCGTGACAGCTCCTTCAGCGGTAATGCTGATATCCCGGGGGCGCTTAACAGGAAACTGATGTTCTTTATGAGAGACATATACGCTGCTTATGATGGGACAGTGAGAAACTCTTTCGGCAACCATTTAGTTCAGTTTCGTTATGAGACTGCTGATGAAGACATAACAGGTGAAGCAGTTGGATCACTTTCTGCTTGTGCTCTCACCGAGGCTGCTTACAGTGCGTTAGATCAACCCATTAGCCTTCTTGAAACTTCTCCTCTTCTGAATCTTAAG aaTGTGTTAGAGTGTGGGTCCAAGAAAGGTCTAAAAGAACAGACAATGTCTTTGTACTTGTCTGAAACACTTTCTAAGAAGAAGCATGGGTTTGAATACGGGGCATTGGACATCAAGAACCACTTGGAGAAACTGTGTTTCTCAGAGATTGTTTCAACATCAATGATAAT ATTCTCTCCGAGGAGTAACACAAAGATGCCTATGAGCTCGTGGGTTTGCCATTTTCACATCTCCAAG AAAGTACTGAAGCAGAAACAACTAGACCTTGAATCTGTTGTCTCTTCATTAAACAAACAGTATGCGAACAGGAAGAAAGAACTGAAGCTTGATGTAATTGATTTAGAAATCCAAAGCAC GAACCACTGCTCTTGGGATGATAAGTCAATGGATGGTGATAGACTATGCATCACAGTTACTGTTGTTGAAGCCTCCACGCAGGATTCTTTGGAACTTGAGGCGATTCGACTTGTCTTGATCCCTTTTCTTCTAGACTCTCCTGTCAAAG GCTACCGAGATATTAAAAAGGTGGAGATCTTATGGGTTGACAGACCAAAAGCGCCGAAGAAACATATGGAGGGTGAGCTTTTGTTGAAGGTTACTATGCATGGAGTTCGTGGCAAAAAGAACATTTGGAGCGCTCTTCTTGAAACCTGCCTTCCCATAATGGATATGATCGATTGGACAAGAAGCCATCCTGATAATATCCGACAATGCTGCTCGGTTTATGGAATAGACGCTGGTCGGAGCATCTTCCTAGCG GATTTGGAGTCTGCAGTGTCGGATACCGGTAAGGCTATGCTGCGGGAACATCTGCTTCTTGTAGCTGATTGCCTCTCAGTTACTGGAGAGTTTGTGGCATTAAACCCCAAAGGTTGGAGTAAGCAAAGACAAGCTGAGCCCACTCCTGCACCTTTTACTCAAGCGTGCTTCTCG AGCCCAAGTCAATGCTTTCTCAAAGCTGCTAAGGAAGGTGTCACAGACGAACTTCAAGGATCTATTGAAGCATTAGCTTGGGGCAAAGTTCCTTCTTTTGGGACTGGAGATCAGTTCGAAATAATCATCTCACCAAAG AATCATGGGTTTAGTAGCACACCGGTAGACGTGTATGACTTTCTGAGTAAAACAGCGACACTTCCAAAGAGAAAGGCTGTGCGTGCAACAAGCTCCTTGCTCAAATCAGACAAGTTCACGGTCCAGTCATTCCCCTCGCTCGACACCGCTCTCTCGAAAGCAGTCAAAACACTTGATGGGAAAGGACTCACAAGGTCGCAGCTCAGAATGATCTTTACATGGGACGACATCGAAAAGCTTTCTCGGTCACTGAAACGCATTCTCTACAA TTATGAGATCGATGCTCCGTTGAATGAGAGGGATGGGAGACTTCTGATGATGGCTCTTCTCTTCCACCCCAACAGAGATGAGAAGATAGGACCAGGCTTCCAAGGAATTAAG GTGGCTAATTCTAAGCATGGGAATGCTCGTTGCTTTGAGGTGGTGAGAACAGATGGgacaacagaagatttctcttaCCACAAGTGTGTGTTGGGAGCAACAGAGATCATTGCTCCTAAGAGGGTAAACTTCTACAAGGCCAAGTACCTTAGAAAAGGTGCCGGGCAGGCTGGTACTATCTAG
- the LOC108838170 gene encoding DNA-directed RNA polymerase IV subunit 1 isoform X2 — MEEECEELEVPMGTLKSIRFSISSNKDRKNMAVMDVEAANQVTDSRLGLPNPDSVCRSCGSKDRKVCEGHFGVINLKYPVINPYFLKEIAALLNKICPGCKYMRKKQSQSSEDRPERCRYCTSNTGYPLMKFRVTTKEVFRRSGIVCEVSEDNLFKLSKRGLSSLPPDYWEFLPKDSNIDESCLKPSRRILTHAQVYALLCGIDERLIRKDIPMFDSLPLSSFPVTPNGHRVSEMVNQFTGARLVFDERTRIYKKLAGFEGNGLELSSRVIECMQYSRLFSENMSPSQESANPYQKKSDTPKLCGLRFMKDVLLGKRSDHTFRTVVVGDPSLKLNEIGIPRRISERLQVSENLNDWNRERLVTSCFHKLLERGETHVRRGGNLVAIRVIDDLQTGDSILRTLKDGDTVLMNRPPSIHQHSLIAMSVELDELVALDKQLVNRQNGRNLLSLGQDSLTAAYLVNVETNCFLNRAQMQQLQMYCPFELPPPAIIKASPTSREPQWTGMQLFGMLFPPGFDYTYPLNDVVVSNGELLSSSDGSAWLRDGEGNFIQGLLKDHKEKVLDIMYSVQELFSQLNRGLSVSLADLYLASDPQARRNLTEEIRYGLQEAEQVCNKQQLMVESYRDFLAGIVEEEEDLVADLDRFCYDRQRSATLSKLAVSAFKDAYRDVQALAYRYGDQSNSFLIMSKAGSKGNMGKLAQHSMCVGLQNSSVALSFGFPRKLTCASWNDPNSPLRGAKRQDETAAHESFVPFGVIENSFLTGLNPLESFVHSVTSRDSSFSGNADIPGALNRKLMFFMRDIYAAYDGTVRNSFGNHLVQFRYETADEDITGEAVGSLSACALTEAAYSALDQPISLLETSPLLNLKNVLECGSKKGLKEQTMSLYLSETLSKKKHGFEYGALDIKNHLEKLCFSEIVSTSMIIFSPRSNTKMPMSSWVCHFHISKKVLKQKQLDLESVVSSLNKQYANRKKELKLDVIDLEIQSTNHCSWDDKSMDGDRLCITVTVVEASTQDSLELEAIRLVLIPFLLDSPVKGYRDIKKVEILWVDRPKAPKKHMEGELLLKVTMHGVRGKKNIWSALLETCLPIMDMIDWTRSHPDNIRQCCSVYGIDAGRSIFLADLESAVSDTGKAMLREHLLLVADCLSVTGEFVALNPKGWSKQRQAEPTPAPFTQACFSSPSQCFLKAAKEGVTDELQGSIEALAWGKVPSFGTGDQFEIIISPKNHGFSSTPVDVYDFLSKTATLPKRKAVRATSSLLKSDKFTVQSFPSLDTALSKAVKTLDGKGLTRSQLRMIFTWDDIEKLSRSLKRILYNYEIDAPLNERDGRLLMMALLFHPNRDEKIGPGFQGIKVANSKHGNARCFEVVRTDGTTEDFSYHKCVLGATEIIAPKRVNFYKAKYLRKGAGQAGTI, encoded by the exons ATGGAGGAGGAATGCGAGGAGCTTGAGGTGCCTATGGGGACTCTCAAATCTATAAGATTTAGCATTTCTAGTAACAAAGACCGA AAGAACATGGCTGTCATGGATGTTGAAGCTGCAAATCAGGTTACTGATTCCCGGTTAGGCCTCCCCAATCCAGATTCTGTTTGCAGATCATGTGGCAGCAAAGACAGGAAAGTATGCGAAG GTCATTTTGGGGTTATTAACCTCAAGTACCCGGTGATCAACCCGTATTTCCTTAAGGAGATAGCTGCATTGTTGAACAAGATCTGCCCTGGATGTAAATACATGCGGAAAAAGCAGTCTcag AGTAGTGAAGACCGGCCTGAGAGATGTAGATACTGCACT TCAAATACAGGTTACCCTCTAATGAAGTTTCGGGTGACCACAAAAGAAGTCTTTAGGCGATCTGGAATTGTGTGTGAAGTTAGTGAAGACAATCTGTTCAAGCTCAGTAAACGGGGACTATCATCACTACCTCCAGATTATTGGGAGTTTCTGCCAAAAGACTCTAACATTGATGAAAGCTGTTTGAAACCAAGCAGGCGGATTCTAACTCATGCACAG GTGTATGCACTGTTGTGTGGGATTGATGAGAGGCTGATCAGGAAGGATATTCCCATGTTTGACTCTCTTCCTCTGTCATCTTTCCCAGTTACACCAAACGGTCATCGTGTATCCGAAATGGTCAATCAGTTCACCGGGGCACGACTTGTTTTT GATGAACGGACTCGTATCTACAAGAAACTAGCTGGCTTTGAAGGAAATGGTCTTGAGCTGAGTTCTCGTGTGATTGAATGCATGCAGTATTCCAGA CTCTTTTCAGAAAACATGTCACCGAGTCAAGAATCTGCAAATCCTTACCAGAAGAAGTCAGACACTCCAAAACTGTGCGGTCTAAGATTCATGAAAGATGTGCTGCTTGGTAAAAGAAGCGACCATACGTTCAGAACAGTAGTTGTAGGTGACCCTTCTCTCAAGCTTAACGAGATCGGTATACCTCGGAGGATCTCTGAGAGGCTTCAAGTGTCAGAGAATCTCAACGACTGGAACAGAGAACGGCTCGTCACTTCCTGTTTCCACAAGCTGCTGGAGAGAGGAGAGACACACGTGAGAAGAGGAGGTAACTTAGTGGCTATCAGAGTCATCGATGATCTTCAGACTGGAGACAGCATCTTACGGACGTTAAAAGATGGAGACACTGTGCTGATGAACAGACCGCCTTCCATTCATCAGCATTCGCTTATTGCAATGTCG GTTGAGCTCGACGAGCTTGTGGCTTTGGACAAGCAGCTTGTTAACAGACAGAACGGTCGTAACTTGCTTTCCCTAGGACAAGACAGCTTGACAGCAGCTTATCTGGTTAACGTGGAGACAAACTGTTTTCTGAATCGAGCTCAGATGCAGCAGCTGCAGATGTACTGCCCCTTTGAGCTTCCTCCGCCTGCTATTATCAAAGCTTCTCCTACGAGCAGGGAGCCTCAATGGACAGGAATGCAGCTGTTTGGGATGCTTTTCCCTCCAGGGTTTGACTACACTTACCCTCTGAACGATGTGGTTGTTAGCAACGGAGAGCTTTTGTCTTCCTCTGATGGGTCTGCGTGGTTGCGTGACGGTGAAGGAAACTTCATCCAGGGTTTGCTCAAGGATCATAAAGAGAAAGTGTTAGATATCATGTACTCTGTTCAAGAATTGTTCTCTCAACTGAATCGAGGACTGAGTGTTTCTTTAGCGGATTTGTACTTGGCCTCTGATCCACAGGCTCGGAGAAACTTGACAGAGGAGATAAGGTACGGATTGCAAGAAGCTGAACAGGTCTGCAACAAGCAGCAGCTTATGGTCGAGTCTTATAGAGACTTCCTCGCTGGTATTgtagaagaggaggaagatctGGTTGCAGATTTGGACCGCTTCTGCTACGATAGACAGAGGTCAGCAACGCTAAGCAAACTTGCGGTTAGTGCATTCAAAGATGCTTACAGAGATGTTCAGGCTCTGGCTTATAGATACGGAGACCAATCAAACTCGTTTCTGATCATGTCCAAAGCTGGTAGCAAAGGAAACATGGGGAAGCTTGCTCAGCACAGTATGTGCGTTGGTCTACAAAACTCCTCAGTTGCGTTGTCCTTTGGGTTTCCACGTAAGCTGACTTGTGCCTCATGGAACGACCCCAACAGCCCGCTTCGCGGTGCAAAAAGACAAGATGAAACCGCTGCTCATGAGTCATTTGTCCCGTTTGGTGTCATCGAGAACTCGTTTCTAACTGGTCTGAATCCTTTGGAGTCTTTTGTTCACTCCGTGACAAGCCGTGACAGCTCCTTCAGCGGTAATGCTGATATCCCGGGGGCGCTTAACAGGAAACTGATGTTCTTTATGAGAGACATATACGCTGCTTATGATGGGACAGTGAGAAACTCTTTCGGCAACCATTTAGTTCAGTTTCGTTATGAGACTGCTGATGAAGACATAACAGGTGAAGCAGTTGGATCACTTTCTGCTTGTGCTCTCACCGAGGCTGCTTACAGTGCGTTAGATCAACCCATTAGCCTTCTTGAAACTTCTCCTCTTCTGAATCTTAAG aaTGTGTTAGAGTGTGGGTCCAAGAAAGGTCTAAAAGAACAGACAATGTCTTTGTACTTGTCTGAAACACTTTCTAAGAAGAAGCATGGGTTTGAATACGGGGCATTGGACATCAAGAACCACTTGGAGAAACTGTGTTTCTCAGAGATTGTTTCAACATCAATGATAAT ATTCTCTCCGAGGAGTAACACAAAGATGCCTATGAGCTCGTGGGTTTGCCATTTTCACATCTCCAAG AAAGTACTGAAGCAGAAACAACTAGACCTTGAATCTGTTGTCTCTTCATTAAACAAACAGTATGCGAACAGGAAGAAAGAACTGAAGCTTGATGTAATTGATTTAGAAATCCAAAGCAC GAACCACTGCTCTTGGGATGATAAGTCAATGGATGGTGATAGACTATGCATCACAGTTACTGTTGTTGAAGCCTCCACGCAGGATTCTTTGGAACTTGAGGCGATTCGACTTGTCTTGATCCCTTTTCTTCTAGACTCTCCTGTCAAAG GCTACCGAGATATTAAAAAGGTGGAGATCTTATGGGTTGACAGACCAAAAGCGCCGAAGAAACATATGGAGGGTGAGCTTTTGTTGAAGGTTACTATGCATGGAGTTCGTGGCAAAAAGAACATTTGGAGCGCTCTTCTTGAAACCTGCCTTCCCATAATGGATATGATCGATTGGACAAGAAGCCATCCTGATAATATCCGACAATGCTGCTCGGTTTATGGAATAGACGCTGGTCGGAGCATCTTCCTAGCG GATTTGGAGTCTGCAGTGTCGGATACCGGTAAGGCTATGCTGCGGGAACATCTGCTTCTTGTAGCTGATTGCCTCTCAGTTACTGGAGAGTTTGTGGCATTAAACCCCAAAGGTTGGAGTAAGCAAAGACAAGCTGAGCCCACTCCTGCACCTTTTACTCAAGCGTGCTTCTCG AGCCCAAGTCAATGCTTTCTCAAAGCTGCTAAGGAAGGTGTCACAGACGAACTTCAAGGATCTATTGAAGCATTAGCTTGGGGCAAAGTTCCTTCTTTTGGGACTGGAGATCAGTTCGAAATAATCATCTCACCAAAG AATCATGGGTTTAGTAGCACACCGGTAGACGTGTATGACTTTCTGAGTAAAACAGCGACACTTCCAAAGAGAAAGGCTGTGCGTGCAACAAGCTCCTTGCTCAAATCAGACAAGTTCACGGTCCAGTCATTCCCCTCGCTCGACACCGCTCTCTCGAAAGCAGTCAAAACACTTGATGGGAAAGGACTCACAAGGTCGCAGCTCAGAATGATCTTTACATGGGACGACATCGAAAAGCTTTCTCGGTCACTGAAACGCATTCTCTACAA TTATGAGATCGATGCTCCGTTGAATGAGAGGGATGGGAGACTTCTGATGATGGCTCTTCTCTTCCACCCCAACAGAGATGAGAAGATAGGACCAGGCTTCCAAGGAATTAAG GTGGCTAATTCTAAGCATGGGAATGCTCGTTGCTTTGAGGTGGTGAGAACAGATGGgacaacagaagatttctcttaCCACAAGTGTGTGTTGGGAGCAACAGAGATCATTGCTCCTAAGAGGGTAAACTTCTACAAGGCCAAGTACCTTAGAAAAGGTGCCGGGCAGGCTGGTACTATCTAG